One window from the genome of Cricetulus griseus strain 17A/GY chromosome 2, alternate assembly CriGri-PICRH-1.0, whole genome shotgun sequence encodes:
- the Enc1 gene encoding ectoderm-neural cortex protein 1, whose protein sequence is MSVSVHENRKSRASSGSINIYLFHKSSYADSVLTHLNLLRQQRLFTDVLLHAGNRTFPCHRAVLAACSRYFEAMFSGGLKESQDSEVNFDNSIHPEVLELLLDYAYSSRVIINEENAESLLEAGDMLEFQDIRDACAEFLEKNLHPTNCLGMLLLSDAHQCTKLYELSWRMCLSNFQTIRKNEDFLQLPQDMVVQLLSSEELETEDERLVYESAMNWISYDLKKRYCYLPELLQTVRLALLPAIYLMENVAMEELITKQRKSKEIVEEAIRCKLKILQNDGVVTSLCARPRKTGHALFLLGGQTFMCDKLYLVDQKAKEIIPKADIPSPRKEFSACAIGCKVYITGGRGSENGVSKDVWVYDTLHEEWSKAAPMLVARFGHGSAELKHCLYVVGGHTAATGCLPASPSVSLKQVEHYDPTTNKWTMVAPLREGVSNAAVVSAKLKLFAFGGTSVSHDKLPKVQCYDQCENRWTVPATCPQPWRYTAAAVLGNQIFIMGGDTEFSACSAYKFNSETYQWTKVGDVTAKRMSCHAVASGNKLYVVGGYFGIQRCKTLDCYDPTLDVWNSITTVPYSLIPTAFVSTWKHLPS, encoded by the coding sequence ATGTCAGTCAGTGTGCATGAGAACCGCAAGTCCAGAGCCAGCAGTGGCTCCATCAATATCTACCTGTTTCATAAGTCTTCCTATGCGGACAGTGTCCTCACTCACTTGAACCTTCTACGTCAGCAGAGGCTCTTCACCGATGTCCTCCTCCATGCTGGAAACAGGACCTTCCCTTGCCACCGGGCAGTGCTGGCTGCATGCAGCCGCTACTTTGAAGCCATGTTCAGTGGTGGCCTGAAAGAGAGCCAGGACAGTGAGGTCAACTTCGACAATTCCATCCACCCAGAAGTCTTAGAGCTGCTTCTCGACTATGCATACTCCTCCCGGGTcatcatcaatgaagaaaatgccgaGTCGCTCCTGGAAGCTGGTGACATGCTGGAATTTCAAGATATCAGAGATGCATGTGCAGAATTTCTGGAAAAGAACCTGCATCCCACCAACTGCCTGGGTATGCTGCTGCTGTCTGATGCACACCAGTGCACCAAGCTCTATGAACTCTCATGGAGAATGTGTCTCAGCAACTTCCAAACCATCCGCAAGAATGAAGATTTCCTCCAGTTGCCCCAGGACATGGTTGTGCAGCTCTTGTCTAGTGAAGAACTGGAGACAGAAGACGAAAGGCTTGTGTATGAGTCTGCCATGAACTGGATTAGCTATGACCTGAAGAAGCGCTACTGTTACCTCCCTGAACTGTTGCAGACTGTGAGGCTGGCCCTCCTTCCTGCCATCTATCTCATGGAGAATGTGGCGATGGAAGAACTCATCACCAAGCAGAGGAAGAGTAAGGAGATTGTGGAAGAGGCCATCCGGTGCAAACTGAAAATCTTGCAGAATGACGGTGTGGTGACCAGCCTCTGTGCCCGCCCACGGAAAACTGGCCATGCCCTCTTCCTCCTGGGAGGACAGACTTTCATGTGTGACAAACTGTATTTGGTAGACCAGAAGGCTAAAGAAATCATTCCCAAGGCTGACATTCCCAGCCCAAGGAAAGAGTTCAGTGCGTGTGCAATTGGCTGCAAAGTGTACATTACTGGGGGGCGGGGATCCGAAAACGGAGTCTCAAAAGATGTCTGGGTTTATGATACCCTGCATGAGGAGTGGTCCAAGGCTGCCCCCATGCTGGTGGCCAGGTTCGGTCATGGATCTGCTGAACTGAAGCACTGCCTGTATGTGGTCGGTGGGCACACAGCTGCAACTGGTTGCCTCCCAGCCTCCCCCTCAGTGTCTCTAAAGCAAGTAGAACATTATGACCCCACAACCAACAAATGGACCATGGTGGCCCCACTCCGAGAAGGCGTCAGCAATGCTGCTGTAGTGAGTGCTAAGCTCAAGCTGTTTGCTTTTGGAGGTACCAGTGTAAGTCATGACAAGCTTCCCAAGGTTCAGTGTTATGATCAATGTGAGAACAGGTGGACAGTACCGGCCACCTGTCCCCAGCCCTGGCGTTACACAGCAGCAGCTGTGCTGGGGAACCAGATATTTATTATGGGTGGAGATACAGAGTTCTCTGCCTGCTCTGCTTACAAATTCAATAGTGAGACTTACCAGTGGACCAAGGTGGGAGATGTGACAGCCAAGCGCATGAGCTGCCATGCTGTGGCCTCCGGGAACAAGCTTTATGTAGTCGGAGGATACTTTGGCATTCAACGCTGCAAGACTTTGGACTGTTACGATCCAACTTTAGATGTATGGAACAGCATAACCACAGTCCCGTACTCACTGATCCCTACCGCGTTCGTCAGCACCTGGAAGCATCTGCCTTCTTAA